A portion of the Bombina bombina isolate aBomBom1 chromosome 9, aBomBom1.pri, whole genome shotgun sequence genome contains these proteins:
- the LOC128639684 gene encoding trypsin has translation MKFLLIAVLLGAAAAFDDDDKIVGGYTCSKNSVPYQVSLNSGYHFCGGSLIASQWVVSAAHCYKSSIQVRLGEHNIFNNEGTEQFINSAKVIRHASYNSRTLDNDIMLIKLASPATLNSYVKAVALPSGCAAAGTSCLISGWGNTLSSGTNSPDLLQCLSAPILSDSQCSGSYPGEITKNMFCAGYLAGGKDSCQGDSGGPVVCNGQLQGVVSWGYGCAQRNYPGVYTKVCNYNSWIKNTMAAN, from the exons ATGAAGTTCTTACTCATTGCCGTTTTGCTTGGAGCAGCTG CTGCATTTGATGATGATGATAAGATTGTAGGAGGTTACACCTGCAGCAAGAACTCTGTCCCATATCAGGTGTCTCTGAACTCCGGTTACCATTTCTGTGGGGGGTCCCTGATAGCCAGCCAGTGGGTTGTGTCTGCTGCTCACTGCTACAAAtc GAGCATTCAAGTTAGACTTGGAGAACACAATATTTTTAACAATGAGGGCACAGAGCAGTTCATCAACTCTGCCAAGGTCATCAGACATGCCAGCTACAACTCCAGGACCCTGGACAATGACATCATGCTCATCAAGCTCGCCTCTCCTGCTACTCTCAACTCCTATGTGAAGGCTGTAGCTTTGCCCTCTGGATGTGCCGCCGCTGGCACCAGCTGTCTGATCTCTGGCTGGGGAAACACACTCAGCAGTGGCA CTAATTCCCCAGATCTCCTGCAATGTCTGAGTGCTCCTATTTTAAGTGACAGTCAGTGCAGTGGCTCCTATCCTGGAGAGATTACCAAAAACATGTTCTGCGCTGGGTACTTGGCTGGAGGAAAAGATTCTTGCCAG GGTGACTCTGGAGGACCTGTAGTATGTAATGGCCAGCTGCAGGGTGTTGTCTCGTGGGGTTACGGATGTGCCCAACGAAACTATCCTGGTGTCTACACAAAAGTCTGCAATTACAACTCCTGGATCAAGAACACCATGGCTGCCAACTAA